From Anaerolineae bacterium:
CTCCAGCATGACGTCAATGGCGGCGGAGACGGCGGCCAGGTTGGCCGGCGGCATGCTGGCAGAGAAGATGAAGGAGCGCGCCATGTGCTGGATATAGTGGATGACCGGCTCATCGCCGGCGATGAACCCGCCCAGGCTGGCAAAGGACTTGCTGAAGGTGCCCATGATGAGGTCCACGCCCTCGGTGACCCCGAAATGCCAGGCGGTGCCGCGTCCGCCGCCGGTGACGCCGATGCCGTGGGCGTCGTCCACCATCAGGCGGGCGCCGTACTTCTTGCAGATGCGCACCAGGTCGGGCAGGGGAGCAAGATCGCCGGCCATGCTGAAGACGCCGTCCACCACCACCAGCTTGCCGGCATCCTCCGGCAGGCCGGCCAGGAGCCGGTCCAGGGCCTCCATGTCGTTGTGGGGGAAGCGCTTCATGGTGCCCAGGGAGAGCCGGCATCCGTCAATGATGGAGGCGTGATCCTCTTTGTCGGTGATGACGTAATCGTGCCGGCCCACCAGCGCCGAGATGGTGCCCAGGTTCACCTGGAAGCCGGTGCTGAAGACCAGCGCGGCCTCTTTGCCGACCAGGTTCGCCAGCTTCTGCTCCAGCTCGATATGCAGTTGGAGGGTACCGTTGAGGAAGCGGGAGCCGGTACAGCTCGTGCCGTAGCGCTTGATGGCGTCGATGGCGGCCTGGCGCACTTTGGGGTGGGTGGTCAGGCCCAGGTAGTTATTGGAGCCGATCATGATGAGGCGCCGGCCGGCG
This genomic window contains:
- a CDS encoding pyridoxal phosphate-dependent aminotransferase family protein, coding for MDLFQKCYEFTIAKEAMREGYYPYFIPLDDTEGTEVTIAGRRLIMIGSNNYLGLTTHPKVRQAAIDAIKRYGTSCTGSRFLNGTLQLHIELEQKLANLVGKEAALVFSTGFQVNLGTISALVGRHDYVITDKEDHASIIDGCRLSLGTMKRFPHNDMEALDRLLAGLPEDAGKLVVVDGVFSMAGDLAPLPDLVRICKKYGARLMVDDAHGIGVTGGGRGTAWHFGVTEGVDLIMGTFSKSFASLGGFIAGDEPVIHYIQHMARSFIFSASMPPANLAAVSAAIDVMLEEPERVQRLWDVSNRMRTELNRMGFNTGTSCTPIIPVIIGDDMKTLFTWKALFEAGVYTNAVIPPAVPPNHSLLRTSYMATHTDEQIDRVLELFEKVGKQMGLI